The Thermodesulfobacteriota bacterium genome window below encodes:
- a CDS encoding PAS domain S-box protein gives MKEKMLVVDNHRMMKTFMAALLEKEGFEVQTAQDGISAIDVLKTFYPDVIFIDLIIPNISGEKLCKIVRSMPQVKDAFVVILSSVAAEGKFDFTEFGADACIAKGPIDKMSAHVLTLLEKWKKGDLSEFAHKVIGVEDIHKREVVKELLSTRNHLQVIIENKIEGILELTADGKIIYANPVAISLSGIKEEKLLGSYFTDLFGENHLKGVKDLFVPAADPINAISDNLSVAINGRKVLLNIIPIKDQGGNSFIVILNAASERKQAQQRLYLSEKQCGRLVEISPHTILLHHKGKLQYVNSAGVKLFGASGSQEMIGRPYADLVHPDDRAGFKKHMRRLVKERQVTPFREHRLITLNDRVINVESTDTAFKEQNKIMIQTVIHDITERKKAETALTESERRYRNLMDMIPDAVVVWADERIVFANPAAVKMIGATGPDKLMGKSYWKIVHPDYHAVSRKRMDLLHQDEQILPVEVKFIRLDGKTVICECTGKSITFNGWPALLEVWHEKANLDKSG, from the coding sequence GTGAAAGAAAAAATGCTGGTGGTGGATAATCACCGGATGATGAAAACGTTTATGGCCGCTTTGCTTGAAAAAGAAGGCTTTGAAGTTCAAACGGCACAAGACGGTATATCCGCAATAGATGTTTTAAAAACATTCTATCCGGATGTCATCTTTATTGATCTGATCATTCCTAATATTAGCGGAGAAAAGCTTTGCAAGATTGTCCGCAGCATGCCGCAGGTGAAAGATGCCTTCGTTGTTATCCTTTCATCCGTAGCTGCCGAGGGTAAGTTCGATTTTACGGAATTTGGTGCTGATGCATGCATTGCCAAGGGACCGATTGATAAAATGTCGGCCCATGTCCTTACCCTACTTGAGAAATGGAAAAAGGGAGATCTAAGCGAGTTTGCCCATAAAGTAATTGGTGTTGAAGATATTCATAAAAGAGAGGTGGTAAAAGAGCTCCTTTCCACCAGGAATCATCTTCAAGTTATCATAGAAAATAAGATCGAAGGAATTCTTGAACTGACAGCGGACGGAAAAATTATTTATGCAAACCCGGTTGCGATTTCCCTATCAGGTATTAAAGAAGAAAAACTCCTCGGCAGCTATTTTACAGATCTTTTTGGAGAGAATCATTTAAAAGGAGTCAAAGACCTGTTTGTGCCTGCCGCTGACCCGATAAATGCAATATCCGACAATTTGTCGGTTGCTATTAACGGCAGGAAAGTTTTGCTGAACATAATTCCGATTAAAGACCAAGGCGGAAATTCTTTTATTGTAATTCTGAATGCGGCAAGCGAACGGAAACAAGCTCAACAAAGGCTCTACCTGTCGGAGAAACAGTGCGGGCGGCTGGTGGAAATTTCGCCCCACACCATTCTTTTGCACCACAAAGGTAAACTTCAGTATGTCAATTCGGCCGGGGTGAAACTCTTTGGTGCTTCAGGCTCGCAGGAGATGATTGGTCGACCTTATGCAGATTTGGTTCACCCGGACGATCGGGCAGGGTTTAAAAAACATATGAGAAGGTTGGTTAAAGAGAGGCAGGTCACCCCTTTCAGGGAACACAGATTAATCACCTTAAACGACCGGGTGATAAACGTCGAGTCCACCGATACAGCTTTCAAAGAACAGAACAAAATCATGATCCAAACGGTTATTCATGACATCACCGAGCGCAAGAAGGCAGAGACCGCATTAACCGAAAGTGAACGGCGCTATCGCAACCTGATGGATATGATACCGGATGCCGTGGTGGTGTGGGCAGATGAAAGAATTGTGTTTGCAAACCCGGCTGCAGTGAAAATGATTGGGGCAACCGGTCCTGACAAGCTTATGGGGAAATCATACTGGAAAATTGTCCATCCGGATTATCACGCGGTGAGTAGAAAGCGGATGGATCTTCTCCACCAGGATGAACAAATTTTGCCGGTGGAAGTAAAATTTATCAGGCTTGACGGCAAGACAGTAATTTGTGAGTGTACAGGAAAATCTATTACTTTCAATGGCTGGCCGGCCCTTCTTGAAGTCTGGCACGAAAAAGCCAACCTCGACAAATCTGGATAA
- a CDS encoding MFS transporter yields the protein MALKIFTATLCRVILNTSRRFAYPFAPALSRGLGVELTAITSLIAANQVTALFGIFFGPAADRLGYRLMMLAALAMLALGMFAGGFFPFYGVILIALFLAGLGKTIFDPAVQAYVSERVSFKKRGLVIGLIEYSWALSTLVGMPLIAFLIDRFGWRSPFIVLGGLSLLGMIILAGVIPRDDKKNGSHQASIGIWRAWRQLIRKRAALGALGFAFFLSAANDNLFVVYGAWLEKSFDLSIIAIGMSTGLIGLAELSGETLTAAFADRFGIKQTVNIALILCVMSYGILPFLGLTLPMALAGLFFIFLTFEFTMVTGISLSTELLPEYRATMMSGFFAAAGLGRIVGALMGGHIWLAGGIAVTCFTSAAVTFLGLASLTWGLQGWRQ from the coding sequence TTGGCTTTAAAGATATTTACAGCAACGTTATGTCGGGTGATCCTGAACACTTCCCGGCGTTTTGCCTACCCTTTTGCCCCCGCGCTTAGCAGAGGGCTTGGTGTTGAGCTGACTGCAATTACTTCTCTGATCGCAGCAAACCAGGTGACAGCTCTGTTCGGTATCTTCTTCGGGCCTGCTGCCGATCGCTTGGGATACCGGCTGATGATGCTGGCTGCCTTGGCAATGTTGGCCCTTGGGATGTTTGCCGGAGGCTTTTTTCCTTTCTACGGTGTTATCCTGATTGCATTGTTTCTGGCGGGATTAGGCAAAACTATTTTTGACCCGGCTGTTCAGGCTTATGTCAGTGAAAGGGTGTCCTTTAAGAAGCGAGGCCTCGTGATAGGCTTGATTGAATACAGCTGGGCGTTAAGCACCCTAGTGGGGATGCCCCTGATTGCTTTTTTAATCGACCGTTTCGGCTGGCGTTCGCCTTTCATTGTTTTGGGTGGATTAAGTCTGCTGGGAATGATTATACTGGCCGGGGTGATTCCACGGGATGATAAAAAAAATGGCTCGCATCAGGCTTCCATTGGTATTTGGCGCGCATGGCGACAACTGATCAGGAAACGCGCAGCCCTTGGGGCCCTTGGATTTGCTTTTTTTTTAAGCGCTGCAAACGATAATCTTTTTGTGGTGTATGGCGCGTGGCTTGAAAAATCTTTCGATCTGAGCATTATTGCCATTGGAATGAGCACAGGGCTGATCGGCCTGGCCGAATTATCGGGTGAAACGCTGACAGCCGCTTTTGCCGACCGTTTCGGGATAAAACAGACTGTGAATATTGCCCTGATCCTGTGTGTAATGAGCTATGGGATATTACCTTTTTTAGGACTAACTTTGCCCATGGCTCTCGCCGGCCTGTTTTTCATCTTTTTGACTTTTGAATTTACCATGGTTACAGGCATTTCTCTTTCCACGGAACTTCTGCCTGAATACCGTGCAACCATGATGTCCGGTTTTTTTGCGGCAGCCGGCTTGGGAAGGATTGTCGGGGCGCTGATGGGCGGTCATATATGGTTGGCTGGCGGAATAGCCGTCACCTGTTTTACTTCCGCCGCTGTCACCTTTTTAGGACTGGCGTCACTGACCTGGGGATTGCAGGGATGGCGACAGTAA
- a CDS encoding tetratricopeptide repeat protein, with protein MTPRIKWLNILLAVTVFFSAVGCVKPALTPEPPPPLESSATPRVLASLQLTEQGRSLLKQGKPDAAIRVLERAINLNPGSGENYYYLSESWLKKGEAKQAKEFNHLAEIYLNEFPDWTVRIARQKDRIQELEK; from the coding sequence ATGACACCAAGAATTAAATGGCTGAATATCCTTTTGGCAGTAACGGTGTTTTTTTCGGCAGTCGGGTGTGTGAAACCCGCCTTAACCCCTGAACCGCCACCACCCCTTGAATCATCCGCCACACCACGGGTACTTGCATCCTTGCAATTAACCGAGCAAGGCAGAAGCCTCCTGAAGCAAGGTAAACCTGATGCCGCCATCCGGGTTCTCGAACGGGCCATCAACCTGAACCCCGGGAGTGGTGAAAATTACTACTACCTGTCAGAAAGTTGGCTGAAAAAAGGTGAGGCAAAACAGGCCAAAGAGTTTAATCACCTGGCGGAAATTTATTTAAATGAATTCCCGGATTGGACGGTTCGCATAGCCAGACAAAAGGACCGAATTCAGGAGTTGGAAAAGTAA
- a CDS encoding PBP1A family penicillin-binding protein, which yields MLKKIIKIIGLSILLLSAGLIVYGWYLSAKVEKRFAGRRWSIPSTVFSDITTLYPGQRINRVLFNKKLNSLGYREVSHTPLNKGEKKTAPSEVTIYLHDLKIPSLSRKGFPVNIRFLQNKIEAINRTDIGKPIPILELEPEEIMRFFGPEREKRHLVSIQQVPEDLIYAVLAAEDGRFYQHHGIDPRGILRALHTNLRHGAIRQGGSTLTQQLAKNYFLTPERTISRKINEAILSIIIEAIYEKDEILEIYLNEIYLGQKGSVSINGVGEASSFYFDKPVSKLSLPEAATIAGLIKGPNHYSPYVDKFRCRERRNRVLHAMHRKGWISNDKLEGALSAKVEPSGFNLQQKKAPYFIDYLYKQIETLYPVKVLNSLGLSIYTTLDTQVQAAAELALEKGLARLEKSIPALRREKVAEKLQGAVIVVQPKTGYILAMVGGRNYAASQFNRITQSRRQPGSAFKPFVYLTSLEEFNPASRFSNDIKTYVVNNKEWAPQNFSPSDELRVSMRMALAKSHNLATVDLAMKTGLDKIVHTATRFHFSTPVKPYPSLALGAFEVIPIELARAYCVFAADGMLPYPLSLKDVTDENKKLLKQKHMHIQRLTSPAKAFMISSMLRSVTTDGTARSLLSRGISWPVAGKTGTTNNFRDAWFVGYTPDIMALVWIGFDNQDSIFTTGSVAALPIWADLMNSVPQYVSENWYKTPPGIVKKTVCSESGLLAHKGCPESMEEIFLKENVPTVFCPIHNKPGLFRRLFNFTRKEEYDTKN from the coding sequence ATGTTAAAAAAAATAATAAAAATAATCGGCTTGTCCATTCTTTTACTAAGTGCCGGATTAATTGTTTACGGTTGGTATCTGTCGGCCAAAGTGGAAAAGCGCTTTGCCGGGAGACGGTGGAGTATTCCTTCCACTGTTTTTTCTGATATCACCACGTTATATCCCGGACAGCGAATCAATCGCGTCCTTTTTAATAAAAAGCTAAACAGCCTGGGATATCGTGAAGTTTCTCATACCCCCTTGAATAAAGGGGAGAAAAAAACAGCACCTTCTGAAGTAACCATTTATCTTCACGATCTTAAAATACCCTCCCTTTCCCGGAAAGGCTTTCCGGTAAATATCCGATTTCTCCAAAACAAAATAGAGGCCATTAATCGCACCGATATCGGAAAACCTATTCCAATACTGGAACTGGAACCGGAGGAAATCATGCGGTTTTTCGGGCCGGAGCGGGAAAAGCGACATCTTGTTTCCATTCAACAGGTTCCCGAAGATCTCATCTATGCCGTGCTTGCTGCAGAAGATGGCCGTTTTTACCAGCACCATGGAATTGATCCGCGGGGCATTCTCAGGGCACTTCACACCAACCTGCGTCATGGTGCAATCCGGCAGGGGGGATCTACTTTAACCCAGCAGCTTGCGAAAAATTATTTTTTAACCCCGGAAAGAACAATCTCACGGAAAATCAACGAAGCCATCCTTTCTATCATCATTGAAGCCATATATGAAAAAGATGAAATTCTTGAAATATATTTAAACGAAATTTACCTGGGACAAAAAGGATCGGTCTCCATCAATGGGGTTGGCGAAGCCTCCTCTTTCTACTTCGACAAGCCGGTCAGTAAGCTTTCATTGCCTGAAGCAGCCACAATTGCAGGATTGATCAAAGGGCCGAATCATTATTCACCATATGTTGACAAATTCCGCTGCCGGGAAAGAAGAAATAGGGTGCTGCATGCCATGCACCGGAAGGGTTGGATCAGCAATGATAAGCTTGAGGGGGCGTTGTCGGCAAAAGTTGAACCTTCGGGTTTTAACCTTCAACAAAAAAAAGCACCGTATTTTATCGATTACCTATACAAACAAATAGAAACACTGTACCCTGTCAAAGTTTTAAACAGCCTGGGTCTTTCCATTTATACCACGCTTGATACACAGGTTCAGGCAGCGGCAGAACTTGCCCTGGAAAAGGGCCTCGCCCGGCTGGAAAAATCAATTCCGGCCTTACGGCGGGAAAAAGTTGCAGAAAAACTACAGGGTGCCGTCATAGTGGTGCAACCCAAAACAGGATACATATTGGCCATGGTTGGGGGCCGCAATTACGCCGCAAGCCAGTTTAACCGTATTACCCAGAGCCGAAGACAACCCGGAAGTGCATTCAAGCCTTTTGTTTATTTAACCAGCCTTGAAGAATTCAATCCTGCGTCCAGGTTTTCCAACGACATAAAAACTTATGTGGTCAATAATAAAGAGTGGGCGCCTCAAAACTTTTCTCCCTCAGATGAACTTAGGGTCAGCATGAGGATGGCCCTGGCAAAATCCCATAATCTTGCAACGGTTGACCTGGCCATGAAAACCGGCCTTGATAAGATTGTTCACACAGCCACACGGTTTCATTTCTCAACCCCTGTTAAGCCATACCCCTCCCTTGCTCTGGGTGCGTTTGAGGTTATACCCATTGAACTGGCACGCGCTTATTGCGTTTTTGCGGCAGACGGCATGCTGCCTTATCCATTGTCTTTGAAAGACGTGACTGACGAAAACAAAAAACTGCTGAAACAAAAGCACATGCATATTCAGCGTTTGACCAGTCCCGCAAAAGCATTTATGATAAGTTCCATGCTCCGCAGCGTGACAACTGATGGAACTGCAAGATCTTTACTCAGCAGAGGCATATCGTGGCCGGTTGCAGGCAAGACAGGAACAACGAATAATTTCAGGGACGCCTGGTTTGTGGGATATACTCCCGATATCATGGCCCTGGTATGGATTGGATTTGACAACCAGGACTCCATTTTTACCACAGGTTCGGTCGCAGCGCTCCCCATCTGGGCGGACCTTATGAATTCTGTTCCCCAGTATGTATCCGAAAACTGGTATAAAACACCTCCAGGCATCGTAAAAAAAACAGTCTGTTCAGAAAGCGGTCTGCTCGCACATAAGGGTTGCCCGGAAAGTATGGAAGAAATATTTCTTAAAGAAAATGTGCCGACCGTTTTTTGCCCGATTCATAATAAACCCGGTTTATTTAGAAGATTATTTAATTTCACGAGAAAAGAGGAATATGACACCAAGAATTAA